One part of the Neodiprion virginianus isolate iyNeoVirg1 chromosome 3, iyNeoVirg1.1, whole genome shotgun sequence genome encodes these proteins:
- the LOC124301355 gene encoding gamma-aminobutyric acid type B receptor subunit 1 isoform X2 — protein sequence MFILFIAVTTLIPIVVRGLLPPEDNVLHIGGIFPIAGEGGWQGGQACMPAANLALDDVNSQKDLLPGFTLKLHSNDSECEPGLGASVMYNLLYNKPQKLMLLAGCSTVCTTVAEAAKMWNLVVLCYGASSPALSDRNRFPTLFRTHPSATVHNPTRIKLLQKFGWSRVAILQQAEEVFISTVEDLEARCKEAGIEIVTRQSFLSDPADAVRNLRRQDARVIVGLFYVVAARRVLCELYHQKLYGKSYVWFFIGWYEDDWFERNLDKEGITCTKEQMRQAAEGHLTTEALMWNQNNQKTISGMTSEDFRQRLNDMLKAHGYDIDNNRYPEGYQEAPLAYDAVWSVALAFNKTMEKLNRLGKSLKNFTYTDKEIADDIYSAINSTQFLGVSGYVAFSSQGDRIALTQIEQVVGGTYVKLGYYDTQSDNLTWLDKERWIGGKAPQDRTIVRRVLRTVSLPLFICMGTVSSAGIVIAMALIVFNSWNRHRRVIMSSHPICNTIMLTGVITCLVSVFLLGADGRFVEPSEYPNICQARAWMLSTGFTLAFGAMFSKVWRVHRLTTKTKADQAKLFLVKQKVSSIQKKIQPWKLYTMVSALLTIDVIILSAWQLLDPLQRRIEVFQLEPSLYGDDDARIRPELEHCESDHNIIWLGLIYGYKGIVLVFGLFLAYETRSIKVKQINDSRYVGMSIYNVVVLCLITAPVTMVIASQQDASFAFVALAIIFCCFLSMALIFVPKVIEVIRHPRDKAESKYNPDVGICKEDEERYQKLLIENDELQKLIAAKEEKIRMLKQRLAERDATKGGPINIPKDSLIVADFVTGEGTSDSAIETDHAG from the exons ATGTTCATACTTTTCATTGCTGTGACTACATTGATTCCAATCGTCGTTCGAGGATTGTTACCTCCAGAGGACAACGTCTTGCACATTGGTGGCATATTTCCCATTGCTGGAGAAGGCGGATGGCAGGGAGGTCAG GCATGCATGCCAGCAGCAAACCTGGCCCTGGATGATGTGAATAGTCAAAAAGATTTACTACCTGGATTTACTTTAAAGTTACATTCAAATGACAGCGAG tgCGAGCCAGGACTGGGAGCATCTGTcatgtacaatttattatacaacaAACCTCAGAAGTTAATGTTACTAGCTGGCTGCAGCACAGTTTGTACCACAGTTGCTGAAGCTGCTAAAATGTGGAATTTGGTAGTT TTATGCTATGGCGCCTCATCACCAGCTTTATCAGATCGTAATCGCTTTCCTACACTGTTCAGAACTCATCCATCAGCCACGGTACATAATCCAACGAGAATCAAGCTACTCCAAAAATTTGGATGGTCTCGAGTTGCCATTTTACAGCAAGCCGAAGAAGTATTCATCTCT ACCGTGGAAGACTTGGAAGCACGATGCAAGGAGGCtggaattgaaattgtaaCACGCCAGAGTTTTTTGTCAGACCCTGCGGACGCAGTTAGAAATTTACGTCGTCAAGATGCCCGAGTAATAGTGGGTTTATTTTACGTCGTTGCAGCCAGACGGGTACTGTGCGAACTTTATCATCAAAAGCTTTATGGCAAGAGTTACGTATGGTTTTTTATCGGCTGGTACGAAGATGACTGGTTTGAAAGGAATTTGGATAAGGAAGGCATAACTTGCACAAAGGAACAAATGCGACAGGCCGCAGAGGGCCATTTGACGACTGAAGCCCTTATGTGGAACCAGAATAATCAGAAAACAATTAGCGGAATGACTTCGGAGGATTTCAGACAAAGATTGAATGACATGTTAAAGGCACATGGCTATGATATTGATAACAATAGATATCCTGAGGGTTATCAAGAGGCACCACTTGCTTATGATGCTGTCTGGTCGGTAGCTCTGG CATTTaacaaaacaatggaaaaacTGAATAGACTTGgtaagagtttgaaaaatttcacttataCCGATAAAGAGATAGCCGATGACATTTATTCAGCAATAAACTCAACACAATTCCTTGGAGTTTCT GGATATGTAGCATTCAGTTCCCAAGGAGATCGAATTGCTTTGACGCAAATAGAACAGGTTGTAGGTGGGACGTATGTGAAACTTGGATACTATGACACTCAAAGTGATAATTTAACGTGGCTAGATAAGGAGAGGTGGATTGGTGGTAAAGCCCCACAAGATCGAACAATTGTTCGAAGAGTCCTGCGAACAGTTTCTTTGCCTTTATTCATATGCATGGGCACGGTATCATCGGCAGGAATCGTAATAGCGATGGCCTTGATCGTTTTTAATAGTTGGAATAGACATAGGAG AGTGATCATGTCGTCACATCCAATTTGCAATACAATAATGTTAACGGGTGTTATCACTTGCTTAGTATCTGTATTTTTACTGGGAGCTGACGGGCGATTTGTGGAACCATCCGAGTATCCAAACATTTGTCAAGCTAGAGCTTGGATGTTATCGACTGGATTTACCTTGGCTTTTGGAGCGATGTTCAGTAAAGTTTGGAGGGTACATAGACTGACGACCAAAACTAAAGCCGACCAAGCTAAG TTATTTTTGGTTAAACAAAAAGTTTCATCTATACAGAAGAAAATTCAGCCGTGGAAGCTCTATACAATGGTGAGCGCACTCCTGACAATCGACGTTATAATTCTGAGCGCATGGCAGTTGTTAGATCCACTGCAGCGGCGCATAGAGGTCTTCCAATTAGAGCCATCTTTGTATGGAGATGACGATGCCAGGATTAGACCGGAGTTAGAGCACTGCGAAAGTGATCATAACATAATATGGCTCG GTTTAATATATGGGTATAAAGGCATTGTATTGGTATTTGGTCTATTTTTGGCCTATGAGACACGCAGTATTAAAGTGAAGCAGATTAACGATTCACGTTACGTGGGAATGTCGATTTACAATGTCGTAGTATTATGCCTTATCACAGCCCCGGTAACAATGGTGATTGCAAGTCAACAGGATGCGAGTTTTGCCTTTGTTGCATTAGCTATCATATTCTGCTGCTTTCTAAGCATGGCTTTAATATTTGTACCCAAAGTTATCGAAGTTATACGGCATCCAAGGGATAAGGCAGAATCTAAGTATAATCCTGATGTTGGTATATGCAAAGAGGATGAAGAAAGATATCAGAAGTTGTTGATCGAAAATGACGAGTTGCAAAAGCTCATTGCAGCG AAAGAGGAGAAAATCAGAATGTTGAAACAACGATTAGCCGAGAGGGATGCGACTAAGGGAGGTCCAATAAATATTCCGAAGGATTCCTTGATTGTAGCAGACTTTGTAACCGGAGAAGGAACGTCTGATAGTGCGATTG aaacGGACCACGCTGGGTGA
- the LOC124301355 gene encoding gamma-aminobutyric acid type B receptor subunit 1 isoform X3, with amino-acid sequence MFILFIAVTTLIPIVVRGLLPPEDNVLHIGGIFPIAGEGGWQGGQACMPAANLALDDVNSQKDLLPGFTLKLHSNDSECEPGLGASVMYNLLYNKPQKLMLLAGCSTVCTTVAEAAKMWNLVVLCYGASSPALSDRNRFPTLFRTHPSATVHNPTRIKLLQKFGWSRVAILQQAEEVFISTVEDLEARCKEAGIEIVTRQSFLSDPADAVRNLRRQDARVIVGLFYVVAARRVLCELYHQKLYGKSYVWFFIGWYEDDWFERNLDKEGITCTKEQMRQAAEGHLTTEALMWNQNNQKTISGMTSEDFRQRLNDMLKAHGYDIDNNRYPEGYQEAPLAYDAVWSVALAFNKTMEKLNRLGKSLKNFTYTDKEIADDIYSAINSTQFLGVSGYVAFSSQGDRIALTQIEQVVGGTYVKLGYYDTQSDNLTWLDKERWIGGKAPQDRTIVRRVLRTVSLPLFICMGTVSSAGIVIAMALIVFNSWNRHRRVIMSSHPICNTIMLTGVITCLVSVFLLGADGRFVEPSEYPNICQARAWMLSTGFTLAFGAMFSKVWRVHRLTTKTKADQAKKKIQPWKLYTMVSALLTIDVIILSAWQLLDPLQRRIEVFQLEPSLYGDDDARIRPELEHCESDHNIIWLGLIYGYKGIVLVFGLFLAYETRSIKVKQINDSRYVGMSIYNVVVLCLITAPVTMVIASQQDASFAFVALAIIFCCFLSMALIFVPKVIEVIRHPRDKAESKYNPDVGICKEDEERYQKLLIENDELQKLIAAKEEKIRMLKQRLAERDATKGGPINIPKDSLIVADFVTGEGTSDSAIETDHAG; translated from the exons ATGTTCATACTTTTCATTGCTGTGACTACATTGATTCCAATCGTCGTTCGAGGATTGTTACCTCCAGAGGACAACGTCTTGCACATTGGTGGCATATTTCCCATTGCTGGAGAAGGCGGATGGCAGGGAGGTCAG GCATGCATGCCAGCAGCAAACCTGGCCCTGGATGATGTGAATAGTCAAAAAGATTTACTACCTGGATTTACTTTAAAGTTACATTCAAATGACAGCGAG tgCGAGCCAGGACTGGGAGCATCTGTcatgtacaatttattatacaacaAACCTCAGAAGTTAATGTTACTAGCTGGCTGCAGCACAGTTTGTACCACAGTTGCTGAAGCTGCTAAAATGTGGAATTTGGTAGTT TTATGCTATGGCGCCTCATCACCAGCTTTATCAGATCGTAATCGCTTTCCTACACTGTTCAGAACTCATCCATCAGCCACGGTACATAATCCAACGAGAATCAAGCTACTCCAAAAATTTGGATGGTCTCGAGTTGCCATTTTACAGCAAGCCGAAGAAGTATTCATCTCT ACCGTGGAAGACTTGGAAGCACGATGCAAGGAGGCtggaattgaaattgtaaCACGCCAGAGTTTTTTGTCAGACCCTGCGGACGCAGTTAGAAATTTACGTCGTCAAGATGCCCGAGTAATAGTGGGTTTATTTTACGTCGTTGCAGCCAGACGGGTACTGTGCGAACTTTATCATCAAAAGCTTTATGGCAAGAGTTACGTATGGTTTTTTATCGGCTGGTACGAAGATGACTGGTTTGAAAGGAATTTGGATAAGGAAGGCATAACTTGCACAAAGGAACAAATGCGACAGGCCGCAGAGGGCCATTTGACGACTGAAGCCCTTATGTGGAACCAGAATAATCAGAAAACAATTAGCGGAATGACTTCGGAGGATTTCAGACAAAGATTGAATGACATGTTAAAGGCACATGGCTATGATATTGATAACAATAGATATCCTGAGGGTTATCAAGAGGCACCACTTGCTTATGATGCTGTCTGGTCGGTAGCTCTGG CATTTaacaaaacaatggaaaaacTGAATAGACTTGgtaagagtttgaaaaatttcacttataCCGATAAAGAGATAGCCGATGACATTTATTCAGCAATAAACTCAACACAATTCCTTGGAGTTTCT GGATATGTAGCATTCAGTTCCCAAGGAGATCGAATTGCTTTGACGCAAATAGAACAGGTTGTAGGTGGGACGTATGTGAAACTTGGATACTATGACACTCAAAGTGATAATTTAACGTGGCTAGATAAGGAGAGGTGGATTGGTGGTAAAGCCCCACAAGATCGAACAATTGTTCGAAGAGTCCTGCGAACAGTTTCTTTGCCTTTATTCATATGCATGGGCACGGTATCATCGGCAGGAATCGTAATAGCGATGGCCTTGATCGTTTTTAATAGTTGGAATAGACATAGGAG AGTGATCATGTCGTCACATCCAATTTGCAATACAATAATGTTAACGGGTGTTATCACTTGCTTAGTATCTGTATTTTTACTGGGAGCTGACGGGCGATTTGTGGAACCATCCGAGTATCCAAACATTTGTCAAGCTAGAGCTTGGATGTTATCGACTGGATTTACCTTGGCTTTTGGAGCGATGTTCAGTAAAGTTTGGAGGGTACATAGACTGACGACCAAAACTAAAGCCGACCAAGCTAAG AAGAAAATTCAGCCGTGGAAGCTCTATACAATGGTGAGCGCACTCCTGACAATCGACGTTATAATTCTGAGCGCATGGCAGTTGTTAGATCCACTGCAGCGGCGCATAGAGGTCTTCCAATTAGAGCCATCTTTGTATGGAGATGACGATGCCAGGATTAGACCGGAGTTAGAGCACTGCGAAAGTGATCATAACATAATATGGCTCG GTTTAATATATGGGTATAAAGGCATTGTATTGGTATTTGGTCTATTTTTGGCCTATGAGACACGCAGTATTAAAGTGAAGCAGATTAACGATTCACGTTACGTGGGAATGTCGATTTACAATGTCGTAGTATTATGCCTTATCACAGCCCCGGTAACAATGGTGATTGCAAGTCAACAGGATGCGAGTTTTGCCTTTGTTGCATTAGCTATCATATTCTGCTGCTTTCTAAGCATGGCTTTAATATTTGTACCCAAAGTTATCGAAGTTATACGGCATCCAAGGGATAAGGCAGAATCTAAGTATAATCCTGATGTTGGTATATGCAAAGAGGATGAAGAAAGATATCAGAAGTTGTTGATCGAAAATGACGAGTTGCAAAAGCTCATTGCAGCG AAAGAGGAGAAAATCAGAATGTTGAAACAACGATTAGCCGAGAGGGATGCGACTAAGGGAGGTCCAATAAATATTCCGAAGGATTCCTTGATTGTAGCAGACTTTGTAACCGGAGAAGGAACGTCTGATAGTGCGATTG aaacGGACCACGCTGGGTGA
- the LOC124301355 gene encoding gamma-aminobutyric acid type B receptor subunit 1 isoform X1, protein MFILFIAVTTLIPIVVRGLLPPEDNVLHIGGIFPIAGEGGWQGGQACMPAANLALDDVNSQKDLLPGFTLKLHSNDSECEPGLGASVMYNLLYNKPQKLMLLAGCSTVCTTVAEAAKMWNLVVLCYGASSPALSDRNRFPTLFRTHPSATVHNPTRIKLLQKFGWSRVAILQQAEEVFISTVEDLEARCKEAGIEIVTRQSFLSDPADAVRNLRRQDARVIVGLFYVVAARRVLCELYHQKLYGKSYVWFFIGWYEDDWFERNLDKEGITCTKEQMRQAAEGHLTTEALMWNQNNQKTISGMTSEDFRQRLNDMLKAHGYDIDNNRYPEGYQEAPLAYDAVWSVALAFNKTMEKLNRLGKSLKNFTYTDKEIADDIYSAINSTQFLGVSGYVAFSSQGDRIALTQIEQVVGGTYVKLGYYDTQSDNLTWLDKERWIGGKAPQDRTIVRRVLRTVSLPLFICMGTVSSAGIVIAMALIVFNSWNRHRRVIMSSHPICNTIMLTGVITCLVSVFLLGADGRFVEPSEYPNICQARAWMLSTGFTLAFGAMFSKVWRVHRLTTKTKADQAKLFLVKQKVSSIQKKIQPWKLYTMVSALLTIDVIILSAWQLLDPLQRRIEVFQLEPSLYGDDDARIRPELEHCESDHNIIWLGLIYGYKGIVLVFGLFLAYETRSIKVKQINDSRYVGMSIYNVVVLCLITAPVTMVIASQQDASFAFVALAIIFCCFLSMALIFVPKVIEVIRHPRDKAESKYNPDVGICKEDEERYQKLLIENDELQKLIAAKEEKIRMLKQRLAERDATKGGPINIPKDSLIVADFVTGEGTSDSAIGGGISIYTRSSRASASDFEFSESYL, encoded by the exons ATGTTCATACTTTTCATTGCTGTGACTACATTGATTCCAATCGTCGTTCGAGGATTGTTACCTCCAGAGGACAACGTCTTGCACATTGGTGGCATATTTCCCATTGCTGGAGAAGGCGGATGGCAGGGAGGTCAG GCATGCATGCCAGCAGCAAACCTGGCCCTGGATGATGTGAATAGTCAAAAAGATTTACTACCTGGATTTACTTTAAAGTTACATTCAAATGACAGCGAG tgCGAGCCAGGACTGGGAGCATCTGTcatgtacaatttattatacaacaAACCTCAGAAGTTAATGTTACTAGCTGGCTGCAGCACAGTTTGTACCACAGTTGCTGAAGCTGCTAAAATGTGGAATTTGGTAGTT TTATGCTATGGCGCCTCATCACCAGCTTTATCAGATCGTAATCGCTTTCCTACACTGTTCAGAACTCATCCATCAGCCACGGTACATAATCCAACGAGAATCAAGCTACTCCAAAAATTTGGATGGTCTCGAGTTGCCATTTTACAGCAAGCCGAAGAAGTATTCATCTCT ACCGTGGAAGACTTGGAAGCACGATGCAAGGAGGCtggaattgaaattgtaaCACGCCAGAGTTTTTTGTCAGACCCTGCGGACGCAGTTAGAAATTTACGTCGTCAAGATGCCCGAGTAATAGTGGGTTTATTTTACGTCGTTGCAGCCAGACGGGTACTGTGCGAACTTTATCATCAAAAGCTTTATGGCAAGAGTTACGTATGGTTTTTTATCGGCTGGTACGAAGATGACTGGTTTGAAAGGAATTTGGATAAGGAAGGCATAACTTGCACAAAGGAACAAATGCGACAGGCCGCAGAGGGCCATTTGACGACTGAAGCCCTTATGTGGAACCAGAATAATCAGAAAACAATTAGCGGAATGACTTCGGAGGATTTCAGACAAAGATTGAATGACATGTTAAAGGCACATGGCTATGATATTGATAACAATAGATATCCTGAGGGTTATCAAGAGGCACCACTTGCTTATGATGCTGTCTGGTCGGTAGCTCTGG CATTTaacaaaacaatggaaaaacTGAATAGACTTGgtaagagtttgaaaaatttcacttataCCGATAAAGAGATAGCCGATGACATTTATTCAGCAATAAACTCAACACAATTCCTTGGAGTTTCT GGATATGTAGCATTCAGTTCCCAAGGAGATCGAATTGCTTTGACGCAAATAGAACAGGTTGTAGGTGGGACGTATGTGAAACTTGGATACTATGACACTCAAAGTGATAATTTAACGTGGCTAGATAAGGAGAGGTGGATTGGTGGTAAAGCCCCACAAGATCGAACAATTGTTCGAAGAGTCCTGCGAACAGTTTCTTTGCCTTTATTCATATGCATGGGCACGGTATCATCGGCAGGAATCGTAATAGCGATGGCCTTGATCGTTTTTAATAGTTGGAATAGACATAGGAG AGTGATCATGTCGTCACATCCAATTTGCAATACAATAATGTTAACGGGTGTTATCACTTGCTTAGTATCTGTATTTTTACTGGGAGCTGACGGGCGATTTGTGGAACCATCCGAGTATCCAAACATTTGTCAAGCTAGAGCTTGGATGTTATCGACTGGATTTACCTTGGCTTTTGGAGCGATGTTCAGTAAAGTTTGGAGGGTACATAGACTGACGACCAAAACTAAAGCCGACCAAGCTAAG TTATTTTTGGTTAAACAAAAAGTTTCATCTATACAGAAGAAAATTCAGCCGTGGAAGCTCTATACAATGGTGAGCGCACTCCTGACAATCGACGTTATAATTCTGAGCGCATGGCAGTTGTTAGATCCACTGCAGCGGCGCATAGAGGTCTTCCAATTAGAGCCATCTTTGTATGGAGATGACGATGCCAGGATTAGACCGGAGTTAGAGCACTGCGAAAGTGATCATAACATAATATGGCTCG GTTTAATATATGGGTATAAAGGCATTGTATTGGTATTTGGTCTATTTTTGGCCTATGAGACACGCAGTATTAAAGTGAAGCAGATTAACGATTCACGTTACGTGGGAATGTCGATTTACAATGTCGTAGTATTATGCCTTATCACAGCCCCGGTAACAATGGTGATTGCAAGTCAACAGGATGCGAGTTTTGCCTTTGTTGCATTAGCTATCATATTCTGCTGCTTTCTAAGCATGGCTTTAATATTTGTACCCAAAGTTATCGAAGTTATACGGCATCCAAGGGATAAGGCAGAATCTAAGTATAATCCTGATGTTGGTATATGCAAAGAGGATGAAGAAAGATATCAGAAGTTGTTGATCGAAAATGACGAGTTGCAAAAGCTCATTGCAGCG AAAGAGGAGAAAATCAGAATGTTGAAACAACGATTAGCCGAGAGGGATGCGACTAAGGGAGGTCCAATAAATATTCCGAAGGATTCCTTGATTGTAGCAGACTTTGTAACCGGAGAAGGAACGTCTGATAGTGCGATTGGTGGGGGCATTTCCATATATACAAGATCATCTCGTGCTTCAGCTTCTGATTTTGAGTTCTCAGAATCTTATCTGTAA
- the LOC124301358 gene encoding mediator of RNA polymerase II transcription subunit 22, with protein MSAQRALPQSKEALLKSYTTRLKDDVKSMLENFEEIVKLAKGENDTQLSRMTQCEQDTYEMHVRAANIVRAGESLMKLVSDIKQYLILNDFPSVNDAITQNSKLFRTKQAECDQKLASLRDDMAADLYDLEEEYYTSIYK; from the exons ATGTCGGCCCAGCGAGCTCTGCCTCAAAGCAAAGAGGCATTATTGAAATCTTATACAACAAGACTGAAAGACGATGTCAAATCGATGTTGGAAAATTTCGAAG AAATAGTTAAACTAGCGAAAGGTGAAAATGATACCCAACTATCACGCATGACACAGTGTGAACAGGATACATACGAAATGCACGTCAGAGCGGCAAACATTGTTCGTGCTGGAGAATCTTTAATGAAGCTCGTATCTGACATAAagcaatatttaattttaaatgattttccATCTGTCAATGATGCGATTACACAGAATagtaaattatttcgaactaAACAGGCTGAATGTGATCAAAAACTTGCTTCTTTAAGAGATGATATGGCTGCCGATCTATATGACTTGGAAGAAGAATATTACACGTCGATTTACAAGTGA